Proteins encoded within one genomic window of Fibrobacter sp. UWB16:
- the nuoF gene encoding NADH-quinone oxidoreductase subunit NuoF has translation MAECVKVCTQNFGKGAQDIEVYKKLGGYSNISERLFNMSQFELIDYVQRSNLRGRGGAGFPTGMKWSFVPRGTGKPVYIVVNADEGEGGTFKDHFLMLEDPHRLIEGLIIAAWALGSRAAYIYCRGEFLPCIEALNKALNQAYAAGYLGENICGTKFSFDIFVHRGAGAYICGEETALINSLEGQKGQPRLKPPFPAVCGAWKSPTCVNNVETIMSLPWILSHDPSDYAKMGTPRAGGTKVFCISGDVKNPGVYEAPLGTPMMTMINDYAGGVVGGKLKAVLPGGSSCAPLTAEEAAVATMDYECLASMKTMFGSGAMIVINDTHNMADLLNCLGNFYSHESCGQCTPCREGTGLLHRILNQMVAGNGHDGDVELMQSLSSGFGGVTICPLSISLGGPVSSYTAKFRADFDEYIAKNPEHAKPRIQETSRPGIFW, from the coding sequence ATGGCTGAATGTGTAAAAGTTTGTACGCAGAACTTTGGCAAGGGCGCCCAGGACATCGAAGTCTATAAGAAGCTGGGTGGCTACTCCAACATTTCTGAACGCTTGTTCAACATGAGCCAGTTTGAGCTCATCGATTACGTGCAACGTTCTAACCTCCGCGGACGCGGTGGTGCAGGCTTCCCGACGGGCATGAAGTGGAGCTTTGTGCCGCGTGGTACGGGCAAGCCGGTTTACATTGTCGTAAACGCTGATGAAGGCGAAGGCGGTACCTTTAAGGACCACTTCCTCATGCTCGAAGATCCGCACCGCTTGATCGAAGGCCTTATCATTGCCGCTTGGGCTCTTGGCTCTCGCGCAGCCTACATCTACTGCCGTGGCGAATTCCTCCCGTGCATCGAAGCCTTGAACAAGGCTTTGAACCAGGCTTACGCTGCTGGCTACCTCGGCGAAAACATTTGCGGCACGAAGTTCAGCTTTGATATCTTTGTGCATCGCGGTGCTGGCGCCTACATTTGCGGTGAAGAAACTGCTCTTATTAACTCTCTTGAAGGCCAGAAGGGCCAGCCGCGCTTGAAACCGCCGTTCCCGGCTGTTTGCGGTGCCTGGAAGTCCCCGACTTGCGTGAACAACGTCGAAACCATCATGTCGCTTCCGTGGATTTTGAGCCACGACCCGAGCGACTACGCCAAGATGGGTACGCCGCGCGCCGGTGGTACGAAGGTGTTCTGCATTTCCGGTGACGTGAAGAATCCGGGCGTGTACGAAGCTCCTCTCGGCACTCCGATGATGACTATGATTAACGATTACGCCGGTGGCGTTGTGGGTGGCAAGCTCAAGGCTGTGCTCCCGGGCGGTTCTTCTTGCGCTCCGCTTACGGCAGAAGAAGCTGCTGTCGCCACGATGGACTACGAATGCCTCGCCTCGATGAAGACGATGTTTGGTTCTGGCGCTATGATCGTGATTAACGATACGCACAACATGGCAGACCTTTTGAATTGCCTCGGCAACTTCTATAGCCATGAATCTTGCGGCCAGTGCACGCCGTGCCGTGAAGGTACAGGCCTCTTGCACCGCATCTTGAACCAGATGGTGGCCGGCAACGGTCACGATGGCGATGTGGAACTCATGCAGAGCCTTTCTAGCGGATTTGGTGGCGTGACGATTTGCCCGCTCTCCATTTCTTTGGGTGGCCCGGTTTCGAGCTACACAGCAAAGTTCCGTGCGGACTTTGACGAATATATCGCTAAGAACCCCGAACACGCAAAACCGCGTATTCAAGAAACAAGTCGTCCTGGAATTTTCTGGTAA
- a CDS encoding NADH-quinone oxidoreductase subunit D, which produces MIVLDPNGEKLNLMPLNVGPSHPATHGCLRFLTAMDGETIVASVEEIGYLHRGFEKMVERGTWQQVVPYTDRLNYCSAIMNNIAFCRAVENMFGVEIPERSKVLRVIVNELSRINDHFVCVAAAFQDLGGTTPFMYAFNPREEIMCIWEKLTGARLTNSFARIGGLYRDSYEGFEQDVLAALNSTEKALKDLHACLDRNRIFLDRTVGIGKISAEKAISYGWTGPCLRASGVAADLRKDEPYYDYETYDWEVVVGTQGDCNDRLQVRLAEIEESVKIVRQALKRLAPGPVDIVDPRIRVPSHKLAYQDMEGLIGRFKSVYEGIRVPEGEYYCGSECANGELGFTIISDGSGHPYRIKVRPPCLTQFAAFHELVEGGLLADSMAVLSGLNIIAGELDR; this is translated from the coding sequence ATGATCGTATTAGATCCGAATGGCGAAAAGCTGAATTTGATGCCCTTGAACGTTGGGCCTAGCCACCCGGCAACTCACGGTTGCTTGCGATTCTTGACCGCTATGGATGGTGAAACCATCGTGGCATCTGTCGAAGAAATCGGCTACCTGCACCGCGGGTTCGAAAAGATGGTCGAACGCGGCACTTGGCAGCAAGTTGTCCCGTACACGGACCGCTTGAACTACTGCTCTGCTATCATGAACAACATTGCGTTCTGCCGTGCAGTCGAAAACATGTTCGGTGTTGAAATCCCGGAACGTTCCAAGGTCCTCCGCGTGATTGTGAACGAACTTAGCCGTATCAACGACCACTTTGTGTGCGTTGCTGCTGCGTTCCAGGACTTGGGCGGTACGACTCCGTTCATGTACGCCTTCAACCCGCGTGAAGAAATCATGTGCATCTGGGAAAAGCTCACGGGTGCACGCCTTACGAACAGCTTTGCACGCATTGGCGGCCTCTACCGCGATAGCTACGAAGGCTTTGAACAGGACGTTCTCGCAGCCCTCAACTCTACCGAAAAGGCTTTGAAGGACTTGCACGCCTGCTTAGACCGTAACCGCATCTTCCTTGACCGTACGGTGGGTATCGGTAAGATTTCTGCCGAAAAGGCAATCAGCTACGGCTGGACCGGCCCGTGCCTCCGTGCATCTGGCGTTGCCGCTGACCTCCGCAAGGACGAACCGTACTACGATTATGAAACCTACGACTGGGAAGTCGTGGTCGGCACTCAGGGCGACTGCAATGACCGTTTGCAGGTTCGTTTGGCCGAAATCGAAGAATCCGTGAAGATTGTGCGCCAGGCTTTGAAGCGCCTTGCTCCGGGCCCGGTCGATATCGTCGATCCGCGCATCCGCGTGCCGTCTCACAAGCTCGCTTACCAGGATATGGAAGGCCTTATCGGTCGCTTCAAGAGCGTTTACGAAGGCATCCGCGTTCCGGAAGGCGAATACTACTGCGGTTCCGAATGCGCTAACGGTGAACTTGGCTTCACGATTATTTCTGACGGCTCTGGCCATCCGTACCGTATCAAGGTGCGTCCGCCTTGCCTCACGCAGTTTGCTGCATTCCATGAACTCGTCGAAGGCGGTCTCTTGGCTGACTCCATGGCCGTGCTTTCGGGTCTCAACATTATTGCTGGAGAACTTGACCGATGA
- a CDS encoding NAD(P)H-dependent oxidoreductase subunit E, producing MREHITGAVQFVSNNHLKFDRPAQPIDALPDPGQKFGYVNKPVPQPPTAEVLAKLNTPEIKERCADLLSRYPVGQAALLEVLWLVQGVFGWVPREGIRWAANVCGCAPAHALGVATFYTMYNHAPKGKFLLQFCRNISCTIKGAPSLIAYVEHALNIKTGETTPDGLFTILQVECLGSCGNGPMMLVNDDFATDADGDVLTMKPGTKLTTDSIDRILKWCYAHEDNIPKHDVLGGTVKGHCGHPGAPGAVAKPQVADYAPPSPVLNVKSEADETGATLTWKGAPEFTKIVVEKKNGNDWVAVGEPGVKDKAFVDPNGKVGDEYRMIATSGERVAKPSAVAVTKQKPAPEQKAV from the coding sequence ATGAGAGAACATATTACTGGCGCTGTCCAATTTGTTTCGAACAATCATTTGAAGTTCGACCGTCCGGCACAGCCGATTGATGCATTGCCGGATCCGGGCCAGAAGTTTGGCTATGTGAACAAGCCTGTGCCGCAGCCGCCTACGGCTGAAGTGCTCGCTAAGCTCAATACGCCTGAAATCAAGGAACGCTGCGCTGATTTGCTCAGCCGCTATCCGGTCGGTCAGGCCGCACTTCTCGAAGTGCTTTGGCTTGTGCAGGGCGTGTTTGGCTGGGTGCCGCGCGAAGGTATCCGCTGGGCTGCAAACGTCTGCGGTTGCGCTCCGGCTCATGCTCTTGGCGTTGCTACGTTCTACACGATGTACAACCACGCTCCGAAGGGCAAGTTCCTCTTGCAGTTCTGCCGTAACATCAGCTGCACCATCAAGGGCGCTCCGAGTTTAATCGCTTATGTGGAACATGCTTTGAACATCAAGACGGGCGAAACGACTCCGGATGGTCTCTTTACGATCCTCCAGGTGGAATGCCTCGGTTCTTGCGGTAACGGCCCGATGATGCTCGTGAATGACGACTTCGCTACAGACGCTGATGGCGACGTGCTCACGATGAAGCCGGGTACAAAGCTTACGACCGACAGCATCGACCGCATCCTCAAGTGGTGCTATGCTCATGAAGACAACATTCCGAAGCACGATGTGCTCGGCGGTACGGTGAAGGGCCACTGCGGTCATCCGGGCGCTCCGGGTGCTGTTGCAAAGCCGCAGGTTGCTGACTACGCTCCTCCTTCTCCGGTTTTGAATGTCAAGTCCGAAGCTGACGAAACGGGCGCTACCCTCACTTGGAAGGGCGCTCCGGAATTCACGAAGATTGTCGTCGAAAAGAAGAACGGCAATGACTGGGTCGCTGTGGGCGAGCCGGGCGTGAAGGACAAGGCTTTTGTGGACCCGAACGGAAAGGTCGGTGACGAATACCGTATGATTGCGACCTCCGGTGAACGTGTTGCTAAACCCTCGGCTGTTGCTGTGACTAAGCAGAAGCCCGCACCGGAACAAAAGGCGGTTTAA
- a CDS encoding 2Fe-2S iron-sulfur cluster-binding protein, with the protein MSNYYNMPKLPTEASPKVEIFVDDKAVMVPGDTNLLEALKAVGIETPHVCYHPYLPVSGNCRQCLVEQEGPRGRMLVISCYTPVTPGMKIYTPASSARVKNARKATQEFMLVNHPLDCPICDKAGECTLQENYMEAGQNEGRLRPEYGKNYHGNPEHQFIDAKGQLRGGKHVDIGPRILLDEERCVQCDRCVRFMRSIAKDEQLQLAGRADHTYITTFPGEKLDHEYDLCVTDVCPTGAMTAKYFRFQKRVWLLAHTPTISMDDSLGANIWLDHADGRIYRVMPRCNPEVNRSWLSNTSRLAFQQFDKNRLPAIDASAIQISGGKVALVAGGACTNEDLAALKMLKEALGDRAELFGGSLLKVNAPDGIAKSGDPVANRAGMQLMGFADVAELLKRAGEFSNLITVNADLYGEDAAAAKALDKISNRIALSAFDDATAKKAKVAFGIRHWSEVQGTMVNSLNILQKLSAAPTCPDEKLAPAYEVISALAGNKFNSACEAFKKAREYVPAFADITYDAIKSTGKLLGGNA; encoded by the coding sequence ATGAGTAACTACTACAATATGCCGAAACTCCCGACCGAAGCAAGCCCGAAGGTAGAAATCTTCGTGGATGACAAGGCCGTGATGGTTCCTGGCGATACCAACCTCCTCGAAGCCCTGAAGGCTGTCGGGATTGAAACTCCTCACGTATGTTATCATCCGTATTTGCCGGTATCGGGTAACTGCCGTCAGTGCCTGGTAGAGCAGGAAGGCCCGCGCGGTCGCATGCTCGTGATTTCGTGCTATACTCCTGTGACTCCGGGGATGAAGATTTATACCCCGGCCTCCAGCGCCCGCGTGAAAAACGCCCGCAAGGCTACACAGGAATTCATGCTGGTGAACCACCCGCTAGATTGCCCGATTTGCGACAAGGCTGGTGAATGCACCTTGCAGGAAAACTACATGGAAGCTGGCCAGAACGAAGGCCGCCTCCGTCCGGAATACGGCAAGAATTACCACGGCAATCCGGAACATCAGTTCATTGATGCGAAGGGTCAGCTCCGTGGCGGTAAGCATGTGGACATCGGTCCGCGCATTTTGCTCGACGAAGAACGTTGCGTGCAGTGCGACCGTTGCGTACGCTTTATGCGTAGCATCGCTAAGGACGAACAGCTCCAGCTTGCTGGCCGTGCCGACCATACTTACATTACTACCTTCCCGGGCGAAAAGCTCGACCATGAATACGATCTCTGTGTCACGGACGTATGCCCGACGGGCGCCATGACGGCAAAGTACTTCCGCTTCCAGAAGCGCGTTTGGCTCCTTGCCCACACGCCGACGATTTCGATGGACGACTCCCTCGGTGCAAACATTTGGCTTGACCACGCCGATGGCCGCATCTATCGCGTGATGCCGCGTTGCAACCCGGAAGTGAACCGCAGCTGGCTCTCCAATACGAGCCGTCTCGCTTTCCAGCAGTTTGACAAGAACCGCTTGCCGGCAATTGACGCTTCCGCTATCCAGATTAGCGGTGGCAAGGTCGCTCTCGTTGCTGGTGGCGCTTGCACGAACGAAGACCTCGCTGCTCTCAAGATGCTCAAGGAAGCTCTCGGTGACCGCGCTGAACTCTTCGGTGGTTCCCTTCTCAAGGTGAACGCTCCGGACGGTATCGCCAAGAGCGGTGACCCGGTGGCAAACCGCGCAGGCATGCAGCTCATGGGTTTTGCAGATGTTGCAGAACTCCTCAAGCGCGCAGGCGAATTCAGCAACCTCATCACGGTGAACGCTGACCTCTACGGTGAAGACGCTGCTGCAGCAAAGGCTCTCGACAAGATTTCGAACCGCATCGCCCTTTCTGCTTTCGATGACGCTACCGCCAAGAAGGCTAAGGTCGCATTCGGTATCCGTCACTGGAGCGAAGTCCAGGGTACGATGGTCAACAGCCTCAACATCTTGCAGAAGCTCTCTGCTGCTCCGACTTGCCCGGATGAAAAGCTTGCCCCGGCTTACGAAGTGATTTCCGCTTTGGCTGGCAACAAGTTCAATTCGGCTTGCGAAGCTTTCAAGAAGGCTCGTGAATACGTGCCGGCTTTCGCCGACATTACCTATGATGCCATCAAGAGCACAGGAAAGCTCCTGGGAGGTAACGCATAA